The Gammaproteobacteria bacterium genome window below encodes:
- a CDS encoding TIGR02281 family clan AA aspartic protease, whose translation MDDTPPEEQTQGNQTRQLGKGMIIIAWVLIFGMLVWFFGVLEKNKRNPNQNISTQVLSTGEKEVVLESGAYGHYVATGKINRTEVTFLVDTGASYVSVPEGVAKKVGLKKGAEMLVSTANGSVSVYATILEEVSIGEIKLYDIKADINPHMDGDEILLGMSFLRDLSITHKGNQLTIRQ comes from the coding sequence ATGGACGATACTCCGCCAGAAGAACAAACCCAAGGCAATCAAACTAGGCAACTAGGTAAAGGCATGATCATCATCGCCTGGGTGTTAATTTTTGGTATGTTGGTTTGGTTTTTTGGTGTGTTAGAAAAGAATAAACGCAACCCCAATCAAAATATAAGCACACAAGTGCTCAGCACTGGCGAAAAAGAAGTAGTACTGGAAAGTGGTGCATATGGGCATTATGTTGCTACAGGAAAGATTAATCGTACAGAAGTTACTTTTCTTGTAGACACGGGTGCGAGTTATGTTTCAGTTCCTGAGGGCGTTGCAAAAAAAGTAGGTTTGAAAAAAGGTGCAGAGATGTTGGTATCTACTGCAAATGGGAGCGTTTCGGTATACGCAACGATTTTAGAAGAAGTCAGCATTGGTGAAATCAAACTCTACGATATTAAAGCAGATATAAATCCGCATATGGATGGTGATGAAATATTACTAGGCATGTCTTTTCTACGTGACCTATCTATTACTCACAAAGGCAATCAACTGACTATTCGGCAGTAA
- a CDS encoding AAA family ATPase: MYGLNDLKVLIKSKTPIVVIETHDETQVLNLFTQLVVESPSPLYKWAVTEGLQRIDVQDMRPQAFNKEPLEALRHIRSGSKSGIYLFMDFHPYIEDPFNVRTIKEIALQYDENPNTLVFVSHNLKIPAELEKFVAHFELRLPTTKELSNIVIQEAIRWQGKNKTKHVIQDNEVVELLARNLTGLPEQDVRRLARSAIAEDGALTASDLPEIMAAKYRLLSKDNGLSFEYDTAKFSDIAGMKKLKKWLDHRKEIFISENPPKGLDRPKGVLLIGVQGGGKSLTAKAIAGVWGLPLLRLDMGSLFNKFIGETEKNLRDAIKTAEVMSPCILWIDEIEKGISSGDDTTGTSDRVLGTILTWMAERKHPVFLAITANNIEALPPELIRKGRLDEIFFVDLPDRETREEIFRIHLDKRDVPRDKIDLDRLAQISDGFSGAEIEQAVVSALYAAHAEGSALKQIQLLEELLHTKPLSVVMAEKVERLRNWASTRTVSAN; encoded by the coding sequence ATGTATGGGTTGAACGACCTCAAAGTCTTAATTAAATCCAAAACCCCTATTGTGGTCATTGAGACTCATGATGAAACTCAGGTGCTAAATTTATTTACTCAATTAGTGGTTGAGTCTCCGAGTCCGCTTTATAAATGGGCGGTAACAGAAGGCCTGCAAAGAATTGATGTGCAGGACATGCGTCCACAAGCCTTCAATAAAGAACCACTAGAAGCACTCCGCCATATCAGAAGCGGGTCTAAATCTGGCATCTACTTATTTATGGACTTTCATCCTTATATAGAAGATCCGTTTAATGTTCGTACCATTAAAGAAATTGCCCTGCAATACGACGAAAACCCTAATACTTTAGTATTTGTTAGTCATAATCTGAAAATACCTGCTGAGTTAGAAAAATTCGTTGCGCATTTTGAGTTACGCCTGCCCACCACCAAAGAACTATCTAACATCGTTATTCAAGAAGCGATTCGCTGGCAAGGTAAAAATAAAACTAAACATGTAATTCAAGACAATGAAGTGGTTGAACTTTTAGCACGCAACTTAACCGGTTTGCCAGAACAAGATGTGCGTCGACTTGCACGTAGTGCAATTGCTGAAGATGGCGCACTAACTGCATCAGATTTACCTGAAATCATGGCTGCAAAATATCGGCTGCTAAGCAAAGATAATGGCCTGTCATTTGAATATGACACTGCAAAATTTTCAGACATAGCAGGTATGAAAAAATTAAAAAAGTGGCTAGATCACCGTAAAGAAATTTTCATCTCAGAGAATCCACCAAAGGGATTAGACCGACCGAAAGGCGTATTACTAATTGGGGTTCAAGGCGGTGGAAAAAGTTTAACCGCAAAAGCCATTGCCGGTGTGTGGGGTTTACCATTATTGCGCTTAGATATGGGTAGTCTATTTAATAAATTTATTGGCGAAACCGAAAAAAATCTTCGTGATGCAATCAAAACTGCTGAGGTCATGTCGCCATGTATATTATGGATAGACGAAATTGAAAAAGGCATTAGCTCTGGTGACGACACCACCGGAACCAGCGATCGAGTTCTTGGCACGATATTAACTTGGATGGCTGAACGCAAACACCCTGTATTTTTAGCCATTACCGCTAATAATATTGAAGCCTTACCACCAGAGCTGATTCGCAAAGGTCGATTAGATGAAATCTTTTTTGTTGACCTCCCCGACCGTGAGACTAGGGAAGAAATATTTCGCATACACTTAGATAAAAGAGATGTTCCTAGAGATAAGATTGATTTAGACAGACTTGCACAAATTAGTGACGGGTTTTCAGGGGCTGAAATTGAGCAAGCAGTTGTCTCGGCGCTGTATGCGGCTCATGCTGAAGGCTCTGCACTGAAACAAATCCAACTATTAGAAGAACTGCTGCACACCAAACCATTATCTGTCGTTATGGCTGAAAAAGTAGAGCGGTTACGAAATTGGGCGAGTACTCGTACCGTTAGTGCAAATTAA
- a CDS encoding MMPL family transporter: protein MNLTQFAFRYDRIVYILIALLVLSGIAAFFQLPKATDPGFTIRVAVITTQLPGANPERVELLVTDKLEKKVQEMPEVDFITSESRNGISIINVNFLQSYKNMRPIFDDLRRKVEDVKTDLPDNVNGPFVNDEFGDVFGSVYTLKGDGYSYAELKDVADDIRDRLLKLPDVAKVEIHGDQEEAVFVEYNNARLAELGISPKQLSSVLSTVNILSSGGDVLTGRERIVLEPTGNFESIEDLRTTVIQIPDGGVVYLGDIANIYRDYKDPPSSVARANGQSTLAIAISMRDGGDITKLGTELDLTMPDIQALYPWGVEIEKIWFEADLVEANIDNFILSLLQAVGIVCLVVILFIGLKTGIVVATLIPVAMVIAVYVMQVFGITINQISLAALIISLGLLVDNAIVMVESVIVKFDSGLSAINAAIDSGRELFLPLLTSSLTTSAAFLPIGLAESSVGEYTSDIFYVVTITLLVSFCVAMTLIPMLAAFSMQNKKQQQSDTDQQVFSGPMYAVYRNTLLFSLKHKLLFGIIIISIFFAAIKGVAYVRVIFIEPSEDPVFNGGLEMPLGTSIEASQAVIEDIDQYIYDTFYKPQEGTPKIKNWLTFIGTGGPRLTLSLNPPNQNPANSFLVANTVTGKDVETIIQGIEKYAAEKYPDLNLRLSRLENGPPVGYPIQIRLSGPEFKPLYTIAEQITEYLYSRPEVSTVKNTWGKQTKKLLVEVDQERARRAGVTSDDVAYSLKASLTGIDMTEFREDDKLIPITLRSIAADRQDIGKLDGTSVYSEATGESVPLKQVADVRLVFEPGMIERRDRDRTITLKAKLNPGATATDVNNSLSPWLQSAQKNWPKDYYYNEGGESEEADKGNASIAAKLPIAGMVILLLLVAQFNSFRRPIIIFATIPLGIIGVTFGLLVANSSIGFFTILGIISLAGIIINNAIVLIDRIKIEIEELGKQQAEAVIDACLQRVRPILLTTATTVLGMMPLWWGGTAMFRPMAVTIIFGLLFATFLTLLLVPVLYSVLFRVSFKSYN from the coding sequence ATGAATCTTACACAATTTGCCTTTCGATACGATCGTATTGTTTATATTTTAATAGCGCTTTTAGTCTTAAGTGGAATTGCAGCATTTTTTCAACTACCTAAAGCCACAGATCCAGGCTTTACCATTCGAGTTGCAGTAATTACCACTCAATTACCTGGCGCCAACCCCGAGCGTGTCGAGCTGCTTGTTACTGACAAGCTGGAAAAGAAAGTCCAAGAAATGCCTGAAGTTGATTTCATTACCAGTGAATCACGCAATGGCATTTCAATTATAAATGTGAATTTCCTGCAATCGTATAAAAACATGCGGCCTATATTTGATGATCTACGACGCAAAGTAGAAGATGTAAAAACCGACTTGCCAGATAATGTAAACGGTCCATTTGTTAATGATGAATTTGGTGATGTATTTGGAAGTGTTTATACCTTAAAGGGGGATGGTTATAGCTACGCGGAACTAAAAGATGTTGCAGATGATATTCGAGATCGTCTTCTAAAATTACCTGATGTAGCTAAAGTAGAAATACATGGCGATCAAGAAGAAGCTGTATTTGTCGAATATAACAATGCGCGACTCGCAGAACTTGGCATTTCGCCAAAACAACTTTCCAGCGTACTAAGCACCGTAAATATTTTATCCTCTGGAGGCGATGTCTTAACCGGCAGAGAACGAATAGTTTTAGAGCCAACCGGTAACTTCGAATCGATTGAAGACTTACGCACTACAGTAATCCAAATACCTGACGGTGGCGTGGTGTATTTAGGTGATATTGCCAATATCTATCGAGATTACAAAGACCCGCCTTCTAGCGTTGCTAGAGCCAATGGCCAGTCAACCTTGGCGATCGCTATCTCGATGCGTGATGGCGGAGATATAACTAAATTAGGCACAGAACTAGACCTGACTATGCCTGACATACAGGCACTTTACCCTTGGGGTGTAGAAATAGAAAAAATATGGTTTGAAGCAGATTTAGTCGAAGCCAATATTGATAATTTCATTCTGAGTTTATTACAGGCGGTTGGAATTGTTTGTCTAGTAGTGATTTTATTCATTGGCTTAAAAACAGGAATTGTAGTAGCCACGTTAATTCCAGTCGCAATGGTGATTGCCGTGTACGTCATGCAAGTATTTGGAATAACCATTAATCAAATTTCGCTAGCCGCATTAATTATTTCTTTAGGGCTTTTGGTAGATAACGCCATCGTTATGGTCGAGTCCGTTATCGTGAAATTTGACTCCGGATTATCTGCCATCAATGCGGCGATAGATTCAGGCCGCGAACTATTTTTACCTTTGCTAACTTCATCACTTACCACCAGTGCTGCATTCTTACCTATTGGATTAGCCGAGTCATCTGTTGGTGAGTACACCTCTGATATTTTTTATGTAGTGACCATTACCTTATTAGTGTCTTTCTGTGTTGCGATGACGCTAATCCCAATGCTTGCTGCCTTTTCTATGCAAAATAAAAAGCAGCAACAGAGTGACACAGACCAGCAAGTATTTTCTGGCCCAATGTATGCTGTATATAGAAATACATTACTATTTTCTTTAAAACATAAACTATTATTTGGAATAATTATAATTTCAATATTCTTTGCGGCTATCAAAGGTGTGGCCTATGTGAGGGTCATTTTTATCGAACCGTCAGAAGACCCCGTATTCAATGGCGGCCTTGAGATGCCGTTAGGCACTTCTATTGAAGCCAGCCAAGCAGTAATCGAAGACATCGACCAATATATATATGACACATTTTATAAACCTCAGGAAGGCACACCAAAAATTAAAAACTGGTTAACATTCATAGGAACTGGTGGCCCTCGCCTAACCTTAAGTCTTAATCCACCCAATCAAAACCCAGCTAATTCTTTTTTAGTTGCTAATACGGTGACTGGAAAAGATGTTGAGACTATCATTCAAGGAATTGAAAAGTACGCTGCTGAAAAATATCCAGACTTAAATTTAAGGTTAAGCCGACTTGAGAATGGACCTCCTGTGGGTTATCCAATCCAGATCCGTCTTTCTGGCCCTGAATTTAAACCGCTCTATACCATTGCTGAGCAGATAACAGAATATCTTTACTCTCGACCAGAGGTTTCCACAGTAAAAAATACCTGGGGCAAACAAACCAAAAAACTTTTAGTTGAAGTGGATCAAGAGCGTGCTCGACGCGCGGGTGTGACCAGTGATGATGTCGCTTATTCATTAAAAGCGAGTTTAACCGGAATTGATATGACTGAATTTCGAGAAGACGATAAATTAATACCCATCACCTTACGTTCTATTGCAGCAGACAGACAAGATATTGGTAAGCTAGACGGAACTAGTGTGTATTCAGAAGCGACTGGTGAATCTGTACCTCTCAAACAAGTTGCAGATGTACGCTTGGTATTTGAGCCCGGCATGATAGAACGTCGCGATCGTGATCGAACCATCACACTCAAAGCAAAGCTAAATCCAGGAGCAACGGCAACGGACGTAAATAATTCGTTATCCCCATGGCTACAAAGCGCACAAAAGAACTGGCCGAAAGACTATTACTATAATGAAGGTGGTGAATCTGAAGAAGCCGATAAAGGTAATGCTTCGATAGCTGCAAAATTACCCATTGCTGGTATGGTTATTCTATTATTACTCGTAGCGCAATTTAACTCATTCCGACGACCTATTATTATATTCGCAACCATACCATTAGGGATTATTGGCGTTACCTTCGGCTTACTCGTTGCAAACTCTTCCATTGGTTTTTTTACTATATTAGGAATAATTTCTCTTGCGGGAATCATTATTAACAATGCGATTGTATTAATAGATCGAATTAAGATTGAGATTGAAGAATTGGGCAAACAACAAGCAGAAGCAGTAATAGATGCTTGCTTACAAAGAGTGCGGCCTATTTTACTTACAACAGCAACCACCGTGTTAGGCATGATGCCCTTATGGTGGGGCGGCACTGCAATGTTTAGACCCATGGCTGTAACGATAATTTTTGGTCTTTTATTTGCTACGTTCTTAACTTTATTGCTTGTTCCTGTACTTTATAGCGTGCTATTTAGAGTGAGCTTTAAATCCTATAATTAA
- a CDS encoding efflux RND transporter periplasmic adaptor subunit, producing MDISMKIYAKLVLYFLLLLILSACGEDQTLQQEEQVLRSVKTQLVGSSQHGVTRTFSGSAKANQRSNLSFRVAGNMQSLKVEVGDRLQPGDVIATLDPFEYQLQAQEALANLTQAQATLRNAKSNFERTKGLYENNNISRNELDSARANAESSRAQVSAANKVLELARLNESYAKLKAVETCSVANTLAEVNEQVTAGQTIIEVTCGEGLDVELVVPESIIALLQRGMSASVSFSAIPDKQFIGKVTEVGVASSAGTTYPVTIALIDTTDGLRPGLAAQVSFTFEKAENQRNFIVPAVAVGKDVSGKYVYLVEKTEKENIGIIKRQAVTTGELTTTGLEIIEGVEEGDQVVTAGVNIVREGLEVLIN from the coding sequence ATGGACATCTCTATGAAAATATATGCAAAATTAGTTTTATATTTTTTGTTGCTACTAATTTTGTCGGCATGCGGAGAAGATCAAACACTTCAACAGGAAGAGCAAGTTTTAAGGTCTGTTAAAACCCAATTAGTAGGCTCATCACAGCATGGGGTTACACGTACTTTTTCAGGTTCAGCTAAAGCTAATCAACGATCTAATCTGAGTTTTAGAGTTGCAGGGAACATGCAATCCTTGAAGGTCGAAGTAGGTGACCGCCTTCAACCAGGTGATGTAATTGCTACTCTCGACCCCTTTGAGTATCAATTACAAGCACAAGAAGCGTTAGCTAATCTCACCCAAGCACAAGCCACCTTGCGCAATGCCAAATCTAATTTTGAACGTACTAAGGGACTTTATGAAAACAATAATATCTCCAGAAACGAGTTGGACTCTGCGCGAGCCAATGCGGAATCAAGTCGTGCGCAAGTAAGCGCAGCAAATAAAGTGCTTGAATTAGCACGACTCAATGAGTCTTATGCAAAGTTGAAAGCGGTTGAAACATGCAGTGTTGCCAACACACTAGCTGAAGTGAACGAACAAGTAACGGCTGGCCAGACCATTATTGAAGTCACCTGTGGTGAGGGCTTAGATGTTGAATTAGTAGTGCCTGAAAGTATTATTGCATTACTTCAACGCGGCATGAGTGCAAGTGTTAGTTTTAGTGCAATTCCTGATAAACAATTTATAGGAAAAGTAACTGAAGTGGGTGTCGCATCAAGTGCAGGCACCACATATCCAGTAACAATAGCTTTAATAGATACAACGGACGGCTTGCGCCCAGGCCTCGCGGCACAAGTCTCCTTCACATTTGAGAAAGCTGAAAACCAACGTAATTTTATAGTGCCTGCAGTAGCAGTAGGTAAAGATGTGTCTGGTAAATATGTTTATCTAGTAGAAAAAACTGAAAAAGAAAATATCGGTATTATTAAACGCCAAGCTGTAACAACTGGAGAGTTGACCACCACCGGATTAGAGATCATAGAAGGCGTTGAAGAAGGTGACCAAGTTGTAACTGCTGGTGTGAATATTGTAAGAGAAGGGCTAGAAGTTTTAATAAACTAA
- a CDS encoding AsmA family protein: MKKTIRILFFILIFSLLIVAGVIAVGLYNPQAYEGVINKFVYKKTGYQYSTSDLSIQLSPTIITVEGLELINPAWSPKSKLLTLQNAEISLDIKQLLNKNIPFWNAALSDLKVQLIENDKNQLNWNTPILANQPKPDTNKTLALKELLSFSKISINQANIRQHKADNSEDIDIYSLLINRISDDSIQLEGAGVYQEQGVDISGKIEIDDLNPGIEVLHFAMQAKGLGVDLQSSGKINPSNLDGAKISLRAKSDSLEKLETFLETTFPAVAPVEASLELLSSNGNYEASKINLKLGENVLTGDVKYKSKDSHVSVNLISEKIDLSSLVLEQKDKEIKSEEDTNHQEAEMDWTWMNSLNTDINVDVGEIVLNEHSLTDISAKLKLNNKILDVDKLSARYLHHDANDPNKSFASDLINISGIVKPLADKTIREDVQLAINITDNNTSLSLEGEANLNGTEGSALKLHADSTNLDSVSKYLQSDFSPYLPMKIDADIETSENVISISQLSAQSAESKVTGDVILNWSDEIVKVKGKISSTLLDLSPILSSGKSEQESYKDKDKDKDKDSSDKSSSKDKVFSDEPINWEWLELYDADLDLDIQKLIVNDNIFNKVNSKLAIGNGSLNILPLQAHFANGSLKSEFTLNKTGDNVKLTSQLDAINLSLAALRATDGSVLEGGTTDVVMSIAGQGNSLHQIVSSLNGELIAEVQKGVIKNDAFEAIGTDIILEMLTMLNPFMKEDETTELECAAVKFTAKDGVLTSKNQMAIETSKMKIVGGGIIDLSTEELEIGFSPSAKKGVGINIGSLVKFVRLGGTLKNPHPEADPVGLLKSGAAIGAAVSTGGLSLLVEGLFKRATSSGSACNQALSEIVVQEGAIKEQNKSEQP; the protein is encoded by the coding sequence ATGAAAAAAACTATTCGAATATTATTTTTTATACTTATCTTTTCTTTGTTGATAGTGGCTGGTGTAATCGCGGTCGGTTTATATAATCCTCAGGCTTATGAGGGTGTGATTAATAAATTTGTGTATAAGAAAACCGGGTATCAATATTCTACTAGTGATCTCTCCATACAATTATCGCCGACTATTATTACTGTTGAAGGTCTCGAGTTAATAAACCCAGCCTGGAGTCCAAAGTCTAAATTACTTACTTTGCAAAATGCAGAAATTTCTCTGGATATAAAACAGCTGCTTAATAAAAATATTCCATTTTGGAATGCAGCATTGAGTGATCTAAAAGTTCAGTTGATTGAGAATGATAAAAATCAATTAAATTGGAATACACCAATTCTTGCTAATCAGCCAAAGCCGGATACAAATAAAACTTTAGCGCTAAAAGAATTACTAAGTTTTTCAAAGATCAGTATTAATCAAGCAAATATCCGTCAACATAAAGCAGATAACAGTGAAGATATTGATATCTATTCATTGCTTATTAACAGAATAAGTGATGATTCGATACAACTAGAGGGTGCAGGAGTGTATCAAGAGCAAGGTGTTGATATATCAGGAAAAATTGAAATCGATGATCTAAACCCTGGAATAGAAGTTTTACATTTTGCTATGCAGGCTAAAGGCTTAGGCGTTGATCTACAATCAAGCGGAAAGATTAATCCTAGTAATTTAGACGGGGCAAAAATTTCATTAAGAGCTAAATCAGATAGCTTAGAGAAGTTAGAAACGTTTTTAGAAACTACATTTCCTGCCGTGGCACCTGTTGAGGCATCTCTTGAGCTTTTATCTTCCAATGGTAATTATGAGGCATCAAAAATTAATTTAAAGCTTGGGGAAAATGTTTTAACTGGAGATGTGAAATATAAATCTAAAGACTCACATGTGAGTGTCAATCTTATTTCGGAAAAAATAGATCTAAGTTCATTGGTTCTCGAACAGAAAGATAAAGAAATTAAATCTGAAGAAGATACAAATCATCAAGAGGCTGAGATGGATTGGACTTGGATGAACTCACTAAATACAGACATTAATGTAGACGTCGGCGAAATTGTTTTAAATGAACATTCGTTAACAGATATATCTGCAAAGTTAAAGCTCAATAATAAAATTTTAGATGTGGATAAACTAAGCGCTAGATATTTGCATCATGATGCTAATGATCCAAACAAGTCCTTTGCTAGCGACCTAATTAATATTTCAGGCATCGTTAAACCTTTGGCGGATAAAACGATTAGAGAAGATGTGCAGCTAGCGATTAATATTACTGATAACAATACGTCATTGTCTTTAGAGGGTGAAGCAAATCTTAATGGTACTGAAGGAAGTGCGTTAAAACTTCATGCCGACTCTACTAATTTAGATTCGGTATCAAAATATTTGCAATCAGATTTTTCTCCCTACCTACCCATGAAGATTGATGCAGATATTGAAACATCTGAAAATGTAATTAGTATTTCTCAGCTATCGGCACAATCTGCTGAGAGTAAGGTAACCGGAGATGTGATTCTTAATTGGTCAGATGAAATCGTTAAAGTAAAAGGAAAGATTAGTTCAACCTTGCTTGATCTATCGCCCATCCTGTCATCTGGAAAAAGTGAGCAGGAAAGTTATAAAGACAAAGACAAAGACAAAGACAAAGATAGTAGTGATAAGTCATCATCAAAAGATAAAGTATTTAGTGACGAACCAATCAATTGGGAGTGGCTTGAGTTATACGATGCAGATCTTGATTTAGATATTCAAAAACTCATTGTCAACGATAACATCTTTAATAAAGTTAACTCAAAATTAGCAATAGGTAATGGATCATTAAACATTCTGCCTTTACAAGCACACTTTGCAAATGGAAGTTTAAAATCAGAATTTACACTTAATAAAACAGGAGATAATGTAAAACTAACTTCCCAACTTGATGCTATCAACCTTAGTTTGGCGGCTCTTAGAGCAACGGATGGTAGTGTTTTAGAGGGAGGTACAACAGATGTTGTGATGAGTATTGCCGGGCAAGGGAATTCGTTGCATCAAATTGTATCGTCGCTGAATGGAGAATTAATAGCTGAAGTGCAAAAGGGTGTAATAAAAAATGACGCATTTGAGGCTATTGGAACAGATATTATTTTAGAAATGTTAACCATGCTAAATCCATTTATGAAAGAGGATGAAACCACTGAACTTGAGTGTGCCGCTGTGAAATTTACTGCAAAAGATGGTGTATTAACGAGTAAAAACCAAATGGCTATTGAAACCAGCAAAATGAAGATAGTGGGTGGAGGGATCATCGATTTAAGTACAGAAGAACTTGAAATAGGGTTCAGCCCTTCCGCGAAAAAAGGAGTGGGCATTAATATTGGTAGTTTGGTTAAATTTGTAAGATTAGGCGGTACATTAAAAAATCCTCATCCTGAAGCTGATCCAGTTGGCTTATTAAAGAGTGGGGCGGCGATTGGTGCTGCAGTGTCTACAGGTGGTCTTTCTTTATTGGTTGAGGGTTTGTTTAAGCGTGCTACCAGTAGTGGATCAGCATGCAATCAAGCTTTGAGCGAAATTGTTGTGCAAGAGGGTGCAATAAAAGAACAAAATAAATCTGAACAACCATAA
- a CDS encoding DUF4931 domain-containing protein, with protein sequence MEDKNYKELREIRINPIVPTESVLVSTARGLRPRKEEKPLALSVESRVEKCPFCKGNEDKTPPTISSWPSEVEWNIRIVENLFPVLSDRQISKNLSFGLQHVIDGYGRHEVVIDHDNHSIHVDHMSQQHLQALFRTYRDRMQVLYDSDPRIKYVLVFKNFGPAAGASIAHTHSQIVAMPVVPENVATELQHSNAHYEKYNQNIFSHLVDEALTFEATIYDRESGEVRRKIDVGQYVIEKTKRFIAIKPFASRFEWEVQIFPLFSQADYLDCSDEDLEDFAGLLKRTMLRLNKVIGGAQYNYFLHSIPHGDEFKKHKASYQWHLEICPRTSIPTGFELGSGLFVSTVSPEDAARELREVDIG encoded by the coding sequence ATGGAAGATAAAAATTATAAAGAATTACGAGAAATTCGTATAAACCCTATTGTTCCAACAGAATCAGTGCTGGTATCTACTGCACGTGGATTGCGTCCTCGCAAGGAAGAAAAACCTCTGGCTCTGAGTGTCGAATCCAGGGTAGAGAAGTGCCCATTCTGCAAAGGCAATGAAGATAAAACACCACCAACTATCAGTAGCTGGCCGAGTGAAGTGGAATGGAATATCCGTATCGTTGAAAATTTATTCCCAGTACTAAGCGATAGACAAATATCTAAAAATCTAAGCTTCGGTTTGCAGCATGTAATTGATGGCTATGGCCGTCATGAAGTCGTCATCGACCATGACAATCATTCCATACATGTAGACCACATGTCACAACAGCATCTACAGGCTTTATTTAGAACCTACCGTGATCGCATGCAGGTATTGTATGACAGCGATCCACGTATTAAATACGTATTAGTGTTTAAAAATTTCGGTCCTGCAGCAGGGGCGAGTATTGCCCACACGCATAGTCAAATTGTAGCTATGCCTGTAGTGCCAGAGAATGTCGCTACAGAGCTGCAACACTCAAATGCTCATTACGAAAAATATAATCAAAATATCTTTTCGCACTTAGTGGATGAAGCGCTCACCTTTGAAGCCACAATTTATGATCGTGAGTCAGGAGAAGTGCGGCGTAAAATTGATGTAGGACAATATGTAATCGAAAAAACCAAACGTTTTATTGCTATCAAGCCTTTTGCCAGTCGTTTTGAATGGGAAGTGCAAATATTCCCACTATTCTCTCAAGCAGATTACTTAGATTGCAGTGATGAAGATCTAGAAGATTTTGCAGGATTGCTTAAGCGGACCATGTTGCGATTAAATAAGGTTATCGGCGGTGCACAATACAATTATTTTCTCCATTCCATCCCACATGGCGATGAATTTAAGAAACATAAAGCTAGTTATCAATGGCACTTGGAAATTTGTCCGCGAACCAGTATTCCAACAGGCTTTGAGTTAGGTTCTGGATTGTTTGTCAGTACCGTTAGCCCAGAAGACGCAGCGAGGGAACTACGTGAAGTTGATATAGGTTAA
- the aqpZ gene encoding aquaporin Z: protein MSMSKSLTAEFIGTFWLVLGGCGSAVLAATFVSNGAMIGESTHFPLGIGLVGVSLAFGLTVVTMAYAIGHISGCHLNPAVSFGLMAAGRFPASHLLPYIIAQVLGAIAAAIVLYIVASGDGSYSGLASNGFAEHSPGGYNMMAALVCEIVMTFIFLMVIIGATDKRAPAGFAPIAIGLCLTLIHLISIPVTNTSVNPARSTGPALMEMFTGIQNAALSQLWLFWVAPIVGAVLAGVVYKTVFESSES, encoded by the coding sequence ATGTCTATGTCAAAAAGTCTAACAGCCGAATTTATTGGTACATTCTGGTTAGTACTAGGTGGGTGCGGTAGTGCGGTTCTCGCTGCAACCTTTGTATCTAATGGTGCAATGATTGGAGAGAGTACACATTTTCCACTCGGTATTGGTTTAGTTGGAGTTTCCTTAGCATTTGGTCTAACGGTTGTCACCATGGCGTACGCCATAGGCCATATTTCTGGATGTCATTTAAATCCAGCCGTTTCATTTGGTTTAATGGCTGCGGGACGTTTTCCAGCAAGTCATTTGCTGCCTTATATAATTGCTCAAGTCCTAGGTGCCATTGCAGCTGCAATAGTTTTGTATATTGTTGCCAGTGGTGATGGAAGTTATAGCGGTTTGGCTTCGAATGGGTTTGCTGAACATTCCCCAGGAGGCTATAACATGATGGCAGCGCTAGTATGCGAAATTGTAATGACCTTTATATTCTTGATGGTTATTATCGGCGCCACGGATAAACGTGCACCTGCAGGTTTTGCGCCCATTGCAATTGGTTTATGTCTCACACTGATTCATTTAATTTCAATTCCAGTTACCAATACCTCTGTGAACCCTGCAAGAAGTACTGGTCCCGCTTTAATGGAAATGTTCACGGGTATACAGAATGCAGCGCTTAGTCAATTGTGGCTATTTTGGGTGGCTCCGATTGTCGGTGCAGTTCTTGCTGGCGTAGTTTATAAGACAGTATTTGAATCATCGGAAAGTTAG